GAGATTTTCGACACGTTGTTTCTGTCGCCAACAATCAACCCGGCCAACAGCAACGCGGCCCTGCGCATCGACAGTGCCATGCAGAAACTGCACAACCTGTTGCCTGTGCGTGAGCGGCCGGTCAACGCACGTAACATCGCCTATGCCGAAGTCACCACGACCAGTGGCAAACGGGAGATCTACGTCAGCGTGTCCGGCGCGCAAGGCAGCACCCAGCGCCTGCCGCTGTTTCGCCACATGGGTGCCAATCACGTGCGGATCGGCGACACCACTTACGTCAACATCGACTACAACCCAAGCTTCCCGCGCACCTCGCTGGAGGTCACCGAGCAAGGGCAACTGCTGGCCGTGCCGCTGACCATCAAGGAGCTGAAAACCTATCAGCCGACGCAAACCAGCCGGCCGACCTCGCTGGACAGCGAAAGCAAACTGATCAGCGTGCTGCGCGAGAAATATCCCGACCCGACAGAGATCCGCGCGGTCGACATCGCAACAACGATGCGCCCGTGCGAATCCTGTTCGGTGGTGATGAAGCAGTTCGGCCATGACGGCGGCGAGGCGGTGTTACAAGTGCTGTGGGGCTGATTACAGGCGCTGCAGATGGCCGTAGAGTTTGGCGTAGAGGCCGCCATCGGCGATCAGTTGCTGGTGGTCGCCATCCTCGGCCACTTGCCCGCCATCGAACACCAGCACCCGATCCGCCTGGTTCACCGCCGACAGGCGATGGGCAATGATCAGCGTGGTGCGGCCATTGAGGAAGCGCGCCATGGCCTGATGCAGGTTGTATTCGGTGGCAGCGTCGAGGGCTGAAGTGGCTTCGTCGAGAATCACCACTTTCGGCTCGGCGAGGATCATCCGCGCAATCGCCAGACGCTGACGCTGACCACCGGACAGACGCACGCCGGAACGTCCGACGATGCTGTCGAGACCGTCCGGCAGCGCCCGGATGGTCGCCTCCAACTGAGCGATTTCCAGCGCCTGCCAGCAGGCTTCGTCACTGCGGGTGCGGCCCATGGTCAGATTGGCGCGGACGGTGTCGTTGAACAGCGCCGGATGCTGCAGCACCACCGCGACGTTTTCACGAATCAGCTCCAGACCGATTTCCTGTTGGGTCGAACCGCCGAAACGGATAGTCCCGGACAACGGCGTGTACAGCCCTAACAACAGTTGCACCAAAGTGCTTTTGCCGCCGCCGCTGGCGCCGACAATCGCGACTTTCTCACCGGGGGCAATGGACAGGTTCATCTGATCCACCACCAGCTCATCGCCGTAACCGAAGCTCAGCCCCTGCACCTCGATACCCACGGTTTCGCGACCCTTGAACGGATCGACGCCGCCCGGGTATTGCGGCTCGTCGGCCCGCGCCAGCAGTTCGTTGATCCGCGCCAGTGCGCCACCCGCCGCGTAGTAGGCGTATTGCAGATTGAGCAGTTGTTCGACCGGGCCGATCATGAACCACAGGTAGCTGAACACCGCGAGCATCTGGCCGATCGACAGGTCGGAGAACAGCACCGTGAGCATCGCCGCCGCGCGGAAGATGTCGATGCCGAACTGGAACAGCAGACCACTGGCGCGGTTCGACGCATCGGTCTTCCACTGCGAGTTGACCGCATAGTTACGCACTTCCTGCGCGCGCAAGCCGAGTCGCCCGAGGAAGAAACCCTGACGGTTGCCGGCGCGCACTTCCTGGATCGCATCGAGGGTTTCGCTCAAGGCCTGAGTGAAACGCGAGGTGCTGTCGTTCTCCAGTTTCTTCAGGTGCTTGACCCGTTTGCCCAATTGCACCGTGGCGTAGATCACCAATGGATTGAACAGCAGGATCAGCAGCGCCAGTTTCCAGTGCATCCACATCAGGATGCTCGCGGTGCCGACCAGGGTCAGCATCGCCACCAGAAAACGACTGAGGGTTTCGCCGACAAATTTGTCGAGGGTGTCGAGGTCAGTGACCAGATGGGTGGTCACGGTGCCGCTGCCGAGGCTTTCGTATTCGCCGAGGGAAATCCTTTTCAGGCGCTCGATCAGCCGCACGCGAATGCGGTAGACGATGTCCTTGGCCAGCCGCGCAAACAGCCGCGCCTGCAACACGCCAAAGCACAGGGCACTGCAACGCAGGGTCAGAGTGACCACCAGCATCAGGCCGATATAGCCCGCCGCCTGTTGCCACATCGACGGCAACACATGGTTCATGACTTTCAACGCAGCGTCGCCATGCCCGAGCAGGACTTCGTCCACCAGCAATGGCAGCAGCAACGGAATCGGCACGCTGCACAGCGTCGCCAGCACGGCCACGCCGTTGGCGATCCACAGGGATTTCTTGTGATGTAGCGCCAGACGCCGGACTTCTGCCCAGCTCAGCCGGTCGACACGCTTTACGGCTGGCGTGTCATCGGCCAGGTCAGGCACAGGCGGCGCGCTCCAGCCAGCGACCAAGCAGCGGCGAGAGTTCGCTGAGCGGTTGATAGCCGTTGGTCAACAGCGCCAGTTGGCCGTTGCGCTCGGCGAGCAGGGTCGGGAACCCGGCGATGCCCAGATCCTGCACCCAGCTGAAATCAGCCTGAGTCGCCTTGTGCTGATCGGCATGATCGAACAGCGCGGCAAACTCGATACGCGGCACGCCGGCCTGTTCGGCCAGTTCGACCAACACACTGGCCTGGGTGACATCGCGGCCTTCAGCGTAAAACGCCTGCTGGATCAGGCCGACCAGCGTCCACGCGCAATCCGGCGCCAGGCTGCGCGCGGTGACGATTGCCCGACAGGCCGGCTCGGTGTCGTAGACAAAACCGTCGGGCAACGCCCCGTCGAACTTGAACGGCTGACCGGTAGCCTCGTTGACCGCTTGCCAGTGCTCGAGGATGTAGCGCCGCGTAGTCGGTTCCAGCGCCGCACCGCTACCGGTGCGCAACCCGCCGACCACCAGGTGCAACTCCACCCCGGCTGCCTGCGCCTGCTCGACCAATGCCTTGGCAACCGGGGCGAACCCCCAGCACCAGGAACACATCGGATCCATCACATAGAGCAGGCGCGCAGTCATGATCAGGCCTCGGTGGATGCTTGTTTATAGTTGTAGCCGATCGGGTGCGGCATGTTGCGCGCCTTGGCCAGTTCGATCTGCTTCTGCCGATCGATGGCGCTGCGGCGGGTTTTCTCGCTCAGTTTGTCCCAGCAATGCGGGCAGCTGATGCCGGCCACGTAGTGCTCGGAGGCGCGATCTTCAACACTGACCGGTGTGCGGCAGGCATGACATTGATCGTAGTCGCCTTCGCTGAGGTCGTGACGCACGGTCACCCGGTTGTCGAACACGAAGCAGTCACCCTGCCACTTGGTTTCTTCCTGCGGCACCTCTTCGAGGTACTTCAGGATGCCGCCCTTGAGGTGGTAAACCTCTTCGAACCCCTCACCCAGCATGTAGCTGGAGGCTTTCTCGCAGCGAATGCCGCCGGTGCAGAACATCGCGACCTTCTTGTGCACGGCCGGGTCGAAGTGTTCTTTGATGTAGTCGGGGAATTCGCGAAAACTGGTGGTTTTCGGATCGATGGCGCCTTCGAAGGTGCCGATCGCCACTTCGTAGTCGTTGCGGGTGTCGATCAGCAGCACTTCCGGGTCGCTGATCAGCGCGTTCCAGTCCTGCGGCTCAACGTAGGTGCCGACCTTTTTGTTCGGGTCCACGCCTTCGACGCCAAGGGTGACGATCTCTTTCTTCAACTTGACCTTGGTGCGGTAGAACGGCTGCTCGTCGCAGTACGACTCTTTGTGGTCGATGTCGATCATGCGCGGGTCGTTCTTCAGCCAGGCGAGCAGGCCGTCGATGCCTTCGCGGCTGCCGGACACGGTGCCGTTGATGCCTTCTTCGGCGATCAGCAGAGTGCCTTTGATGCCATTGTCGACCATCGCTTGCAGCAGGGGCTCGCGCAGGTCAACGTAATCTTCGAGGGTGACGAACTTATACAGTGCCGCCACGACAATCGGTTGTGTCATGGGTATTTCTCCAGGTGGCTACCCTCGCAAAGGGTGAACCGGATTCAAAAAAAACGCGCCGGGTGAGCGGCGCGTCGCGGATTCTAGCAAAAACAGGATCGTTATAGGATGTGCCGAGAACTCTGTGGCGAGGGGATTTATCCCCGATGGGCTGCGAAGCGGCCCCAAAACCCGCGAATGCAGTCTCTCAGGGATACCGCATTCTGTGGGTTTACGACTGCTGCGCAGCCGATCGAGGCGGTGCGACGTTTCGCTAAATCACCTCGCCACAAAAGCTCCCACACCACAAAAAGCCCGTTACATCCAAAGTCAGTGTTTGCTACCGCCGGCACAGGTCGGCGACGCCGGAGCGGCGCCCACTTCTGCCCATTCCTGCGGGGTGTAGGTGTGCAGCGCCAACGCATGGAACTCGCCCATCAGCTCGCCAAGCGTGCCGTAGACTTTCTGGTGGCGCTTGACCCGGTTCAGGCCTTCGAACTGCGCGCTGACCACCACTGCCTTGAAGTGCGTCTGTAACCCGCGACTGTGCATGTGGCTTTCGTCCAGCACTTGCAGATGCTCAGGCTGCAGCAGGCCCAGCGTCGATTCGATGCGTTGTTGCATGGTCATCACGAACTCCGCTTACTTCTTCTTGGCCGGCGCAGCGCCTTTCGGTGCCAGCTCGTTGGTCATGTCGTCGAGCAGCTTGTTGACGACAGGCACGGCGCTTTCCAGCTTGGCCTGAGTCATCTGGGCCGATTGCTGGGTCAGCTGCGGCATTTTCTCCAGGACTTTCTTGCCCAGTGGCGACTGGTAAAACGCGACCAGGTCTTTGAGCTCCGATTCGCTGAAGTTGCTGGTGTAGAGCTTGACCATGTCAGGCTTGAGCTTGTTCCAGCCGATGGCCTGGTCCAGGGCGGCATTGGCCTTGGCCTGGTAGGTTTCCAGTACGGCTTTCTTGGATTCCGGGGCTTTGGTCTGTTCAAAACGCTGAGCGAACATTTGCTGCACTTGCATGTACACCGGAGTGCCCAGCTTGTCAGCGTGCGCCAGGGTCAGGAAAGCTTCAGCACTGGCGTTGTGGCTGGCGGTATCGGCAAGCACCTGGCCGCTGGCGCAAACCAGTGCAACCGCGGTGCAGATGGCACGAAGACGAGTCATCGAGTTTCCTTTTCAGCTAGGCGAGGTAAAACCCCAAGGGCGACCATTCTGCGCCTAAAAAACCTCGTGGCTCAACCCCCGAGCCTTGCCGCGCTTGATTGCCCGGGTTTTACCGGTCAACAATCGGTTCGAGGGAACCACCTGGGCCTGACCGGGCCTAAACTGCGCAAACGAACCAACAGGAGTGTGCACGATGAGCCGTATCGAAACCGACAGCCTGGGCCAGATCGAAGTCCCGGACGACGCCTACTGGGGTGCTCAGACGCAACGCTCGCTGATCAACTTCGCTATTGGTCAGGAACGCATGCCGCTGCCGGTACTGCACGCCCTGGCCCTGATCAAGAAAGCCGCTGCCCGGGTCAACGACCGCAACGGCGACCTGCCCGCCGACATTGCCCGCCTGATCGAACAAACCGCCGACGAAGTGCTCGACGGTCAGCATGACGACCAGTTTCCGCTGGTGGTCTGGCAGACCGGCAGCGGCACCCAGAGCAACATGAACGTCAACGAAGTGATCGCCGGCCGTGCCAACGAACTGGCCGGCAATCCGCGCGGCGGCAAAACGCCGGTGCACCCCAACGATCACGTCAATCGCTCGCAAAGCTCCAACGACTGCTTCCCCACCGCCATGAGCATCGCCACTGCCAAAGCCGTGCAGGAGCAATTGCTGCCGGC
The Pseudomonas fluorescens genome window above contains:
- a CDS encoding BolA family protein; translation: MTMQQRIESTLGLLQPEHLQVLDESHMHSRGLQTHFKAVVVSAQFEGLNRVKRHQKVYGTLGELMGEFHALALHTYTPQEWAEVGAAPASPTCAGGSKH
- a CDS encoding DUF2059 domain-containing protein, which encodes MTRLRAICTAVALVCASGQVLADTASHNASAEAFLTLAHADKLGTPVYMQVQQMFAQRFEQTKAPESKKAVLETYQAKANAALDQAIGWNKLKPDMVKLYTSNFSESELKDLVAFYQSPLGKKVLEKMPQLTQQSAQMTQAKLESAVPVVNKLLDDMTNELAPKGAAPAKKK
- a CDS encoding DsbA family protein, producing MCSWCWGFAPVAKALVEQAQAAGVELHLVVGGLRTGSGAALEPTTRRYILEHWQAVNEATGQPFKFDGALPDGFVYDTEPACRAIVTARSLAPDCAWTLVGLIQQAFYAEGRDVTQASVLVELAEQAGVPRIEFAALFDHADQHKATQADFSWVQDLGIAGFPTLLAERNGQLALLTNGYQPLSELSPLLGRWLERAACA
- a CDS encoding ABC transporter ATP-binding protein, translating into MPDLADDTPAVKRVDRLSWAEVRRLALHHKKSLWIANGVAVLATLCSVPIPLLLPLLVDEVLLGHGDAALKVMNHVLPSMWQQAAGYIGLMLVVTLTLRCSALCFGVLQARLFARLAKDIVYRIRVRLIERLKRISLGEYESLGSGTVTTHLVTDLDTLDKFVGETLSRFLVAMLTLVGTASILMWMHWKLALLILLFNPLVIYATVQLGKRVKHLKKLENDSTSRFTQALSETLDAIQEVRAGNRQGFFLGRLGLRAQEVRNYAVNSQWKTDASNRASGLLFQFGIDIFRAAAMLTVLFSDLSIGQMLAVFSYLWFMIGPVEQLLNLQYAYYAAGGALARINELLARADEPQYPGGVDPFKGRETVGIEVQGLSFGYGDELVVDQMNLSIAPGEKVAIVGASGGGKSTLVQLLLGLYTPLSGTIRFGGSTQQEIGLELIRENVAVVLQHPALFNDTVRANLTMGRTRSDEACWQALEIAQLEATIRALPDGLDSIVGRSGVRLSGGQRQRLAIARMILAEPKVVILDEATSALDAATEYNLHQAMARFLNGRTTLIIAHRLSAVNQADRVLVFDGGQVAEDGDHQQLIADGGLYAKLYGHLQRL
- a CDS encoding rhodanese-related sulfurtransferase, which codes for MTQPIVVAALYKFVTLEDYVDLREPLLQAMVDNGIKGTLLIAEEGINGTVSGSREGIDGLLAWLKNDPRMIDIDHKESYCDEQPFYRTKVKLKKEIVTLGVEGVDPNKKVGTYVEPQDWNALISDPEVLLIDTRNDYEVAIGTFEGAIDPKTTSFREFPDYIKEHFDPAVHKKVAMFCTGGIRCEKASSYMLGEGFEEVYHLKGGILKYLEEVPQEETKWQGDCFVFDNRVTVRHDLSEGDYDQCHACRTPVSVEDRASEHYVAGISCPHCWDKLSEKTRRSAIDRQKQIELAKARNMPHPIGYNYKQASTEA